In the genome of Persephonella sp., one region contains:
- a CDS encoding HlyD family secretion protein yields the protein MKNRIGIVVVVILVVIFSVIAFRWIKHRMEYAITDAVFVESDSMANLSFYRVKGKIIKLYKKEGDYVKKGEIIAKIDDTDYRLKLQQLRKQIESLKFKEKALKDKLEKIKKQIRIKIDTSILTKKQIKASIEALRSQLEQVNSQLSLAKKDEERFSDLLKKELIPHRKYDVVKTNLDVLKHKKDYILKKLKELEIGLQKAEEGIKLAKSEEKTVKELENQIKSLSKNIQSLQKKEEDLLNLISYTSLKSPYNGQIAKKFVSEGEVIRAGIPVYSVVPENSLYILVLLEETKLEGVKVGNKVNIKIDAYPDLKFRGVVEEINPATAAKFALVPRDVTAGEFTKVAQRIPVKVKITEGDISLLRVGLGGEVEIEKSR from the coding sequence ATGAAAAACAGAATAGGGATCGTTGTAGTAGTTATACTCGTGGTCATTTTCAGTGTTATTGCTTTCAGATGGATAAAGCACAGAATGGAGTATGCTATCACAGATGCTGTTTTTGTTGAGTCAGACTCTATGGCAAATCTGTCTTTTTACCGTGTTAAAGGAAAAATAATAAAGCTTTACAAAAAAGAAGGGGATTACGTAAAAAAAGGAGAAATCATCGCAAAGATTGATGACACAGACTACAGATTAAAGCTCCAGCAGTTGAGAAAACAGATAGAAAGCCTGAAGTTCAAAGAAAAAGCCCTTAAGGACAAACTGGAAAAAATAAAAAAACAGATCAGAATAAAAATAGATACCTCTATACTCACAAAAAAACAGATAAAGGCATCAATAGAGGCATTGAGATCACAGCTTGAGCAGGTAAACTCACAGTTAAGCCTTGCAAAAAAAGATGAAGAAAGGTTCAGTGATCTTCTAAAAAAAGAGCTTATACCCCATAGAAAGTATGATGTTGTTAAAACAAATCTTGATGTATTAAAACACAAAAAAGATTATATTCTTAAAAAATTAAAAGAGCTTGAGATTGGTCTTCAAAAAGCTGAAGAAGGGATAAAACTTGCAAAATCTGAGGAAAAAACTGTTAAAGAGCTTGAAAACCAGATAAAAAGCTTATCAAAAAACATACAGTCTCTCCAGAAAAAAGAGGAAGATCTTCTAAACCTTATTTCTTATACATCTCTTAAGTCTCCTTATAACGGGCAGATAGCAAAAAAGTTTGTCAGCGAAGGAGAAGTGATCAGGGCAGGTATTCCTGTTTATTCTGTTGTTCCAGAAAACAGCCTTTATATCCTCGTTCTTCTTGAGGAAACAAAGCTTGAAGGGGTTAAGGTAGGTAATAAGGTAAACATAAAAATAGATGCATATCCTGATCTAAAGTTTAGAGGGGTTGTTGAGGAGATAAACCCCGCAACAGCCGCAAAGTTTGCACTTGTTCCAAGAGATGTAACAGCCGGTGAGTTCACAAAAGTTGCCCAGAGGATACCTGTAAAAGTAAAAATAACAGAAGGGGATATTTCTCTTCTTAGAGTTGGTCTTGGGGGAGAAGTAGAGATAGAGAAAAGCAGGTAA